From the Calliopsis andreniformis isolate RMS-2024a chromosome 4, iyCalAndr_principal, whole genome shotgun sequence genome, one window contains:
- the LOC143178356 gene encoding uncharacterized protein LOC143178356 produces MVDNNCIIEGNVKFRDGKKWKSRWCVMRKLSPVADCLHLQLYGDSKDRYKQGQTKASLSLQHFLGVESGFTLDKESNTIAIICQDVTVVLAFDTRERLIQWQVKISNNLGEDQQFLILISTVPSKAKLTNGPAHLHIQDRRFCITVGVPPRLVGIWEIAHLRRYGVVQGRFCFEGGSRCGRGEGLHVFITDHGEDIVNMLQLAAEGKLTKKRPVNREQTAQDSPRRQFSRSETRASDFFPSAVYSSTYEEQCDSCKNESSPYWSSAESRQQTELDRDYSSQDTISVTELPDQPGEWRSCSLTRQGTTALERCASCISKLGTVSKSSTIVTTTGASSISSPAGTMNNLGLHLQQRTLDRLSLSSYSSSSHDSDYSGSQQQIECHCSQPKASQTPQTSVQRVSPSPSTLPPRPPKPSQNTATKKAKKPPMPLPNEQICVHSRKQPLARNSATVTANAGPYENYDVPKTILSHHMLLEQNSQPDQYYDTPRKIKECLALPKTYPNYDTPQTPQAVVLQQCGCPAKLTVQSPRSSGCPCQNVMSWAGFVLPYCRRGAGIEPTGVAVHPVKLSGEGKMPVVNASGEIAIYATTKRPNKSENVEEKSKDNCDCLQENRSNNYENVEPVIDTQPESKANYVNIDFTQSLEHYENSKDVLAKSGISQEEMEKFADQIKEETPEASVEDSSKICQKCGHVKERENDYLVMDPEKQTPKKPFPGYLPMQPAHNACSKEILSRICSGIKSSSNPALSGSALTEGSKKRSDSEFRVPGSAMLSSPYLRRRYLDGNGGESTGNIGILLRKRSYSAESAHYLDDENHTFPSTLTIHKCSSEADKASLVRGEAHTACVNSEIKINQENGQTSIPSPQPSFIKIRRSSSVPSKAGHNRDSSSSNDSGVSTGSLSHRTAEFVEFELSLAPSTSTRKQNVLSVYRKSPPPTCFHSSLPRKSKSSDPLRELSFQFQKIKIPTKSSSAEADIPTCLPKGTKGFNSPGEVSSTPYIDSRSTSSGTSDMSDYIETLSLSSHSSSDTPDSLRLGGRTVATTLRPRSGKEYYKIDRSILVEQGRTLTTPSANYANITPVLEKSESPSPGYMSSSPFEQPQPTREHFLFPDEA; encoded by the exons ATGGTGGATAACAATTGTATCATCGAGGGGAACGTCAAATTTCGCGACGGCAAAAAG TGGAAATCAAGATGGTGTGTCATGAGGAAATTATCACCAGTTGCAG ACTGCTTGCATTTGCAACTTTACGGAGATAGCAAGGATCGATACAAACAAGGACAAACGAAAGCTTCGTTAAGCTTGCAACATTTTCTCGGCGTAGAAAGCGGCTTTACACTCGACAAGGAGTCCAACACGATCGCAATAATATGCCAGGACGTGACGGTGGTCTTAGCGTTCGATACCAGAGAACGACTAATCCAATGGCAAGTGAAGATCTCGAACAACCTAGGGGAAG ATCAAcagttcctgatactgatctcCACGGTTCCGTCGAAGGCGAAGCTGACAAACGGGCCCGCCCATTTGCATATCCAGGATCGTCGATTCTGCATCACGGTTGGCGTGCCCCCCAGATTGGTAGGAATCTGGGAGATCGCTCATCTTCGACGTTACGGCGTGGTGCAGGGCAGATTCTGCTTCGAGGGCGGCTCGAGATGCGGTCGAGGGGAGGGTCTTCATGTGTTCATCACCGACCACGGCGAGGATATCGTGAATATGTTGCAACTGGCGGCCGAGGGGAAGTTGACGAAGAAACGACCGGTTAATAGAGAGCAAACAGCGCAGGACAGCCCGCGACGTCAGTTCTCTCGATCGGAGACGAGGGCGAGCGACTTCTTCCCCTCAGCTGTTTACTCGTCGACGTACGAGGAACAGTGCGACAGCTGCAAGAACGAGAGCTCGCCCTATTGGTCGTCCGCTGAGAGCAGGCAGCAGACTGAGCTCGACAGGGATTACAGCAGCCAAGACACGATCTCTGTCACGGAGCTGCCCGACCAGCCAGGCGAATGGCGCAGCTGTTCCCTGACTCGTCAAGGCACGACTGCTCTGGAGCGATGCGCCAGTTGCATCAGCAAGCTGGGTACTGTCTCGAAGTCGTCGACCATCGTCACGACGACTGGCGCCAGCAGCATCAGCAGTCCAGCTGGAACGATGAACAATCTGGGCCTGCATCTACAGCAACGGACGCTAGATCGATTATCGCTGTCCTCGTACAGCAGCAGCAGTCACGACAGCGACTACTCTGGCTCCCAGCAACAGATCGAGTGCCACTGCTCGCAGCCGAAGGCTTCACAGACTCCTCAGACCAGCGTCCAGCGCGTGTCGCCGAGTCCCAGCACACTGCCACCCAGACCTCCGAAACCGTCCCAAAACACTGCCACGAAGAAGGCGAAGAAGCCACCTATGCCACTGCCAAACGAACAGATATGCGTTCACTCGCGCAAGCAGCCCCTCGCGCGTAACTCAGCGACCGTCACTGCCAATGCTGGGCCGTATGAGAATTACGATGTGCCCAAGACGATCTTGAGCCATCACATGCTGCTGGAACAGAACTCTCAGCCGGACCAGTATTACGACACGCCAAGGAAGATTAAAGAATGTCTAGCACTGCCAAAAACTTACCCCAACTACGACACGCCACAAACGCCTCAGGCTGTTGTGCTGCAGCAGTGTGGCTGCCCAGCTAAGCTTACTGTCCAGTCCCCCAGGTCCTCAGGGTGCCCCTGTCAGAACGTGATGAGTTGGGCTGGCTTCGTGTTACCCTATTGTAGGCGAGGAGCGGGTATTGAACCGACAGGAGTAGCTGTGCACCCTGTGAAACTCTCGGGAGAAGGGAAGATGCCTGTGGTGAATGCCAGCGGAGAAATCGCGATCTACGCGACTACCAAGAGACCCAATAAATCAGAGAATGTCGAGGAGAAGAGCAAGGATAACTGCGACTGCCTTCAGGAGAATAGATCTAACAATTATGAGAACGTGGAGCCAGTTATTGATACTCAACCTGAGTCGAAAGCGAATTATGTGAATATCGATTTCACTCAGAGTCTCGAGCATTATGAGAACAGCAAGGATGTTCTGGCGAAAAGCGGTATATCGCAGGAGGAGATGGAGAAATTCGCAGATCAAATTAAAGaagaaacgcctgaagcatctgTGGAAGATTCGTCCAAGATTTGTCAGAAGTGTGGTCACGTTAAGGAGAGGGAGAACGATTATTTAGTGATGGACCCCGAGAAGCAGACTCCAAAGAAACCGTTCCCTGGTTATCTGCCGATGCAGCCAGCTCACAACGCCTGTTCGAAGGAGATTCTGTCGAGAATCTGCAGCGGTATAAAGAGCTCTAGTAACCCTGCGCTATCGGGCTCTGCGTTGACGGAGGGTTCCAAGAAGCGATCAGACTCCGAATTCCGCGTCCCAGGTTCGGCAATGCTGTCCAGTCCGTACCTCAGACGCCGATACCTTGACGGAAACGGTGGAGAGTCCACTGGGAACATTGGAATACTCCTGAGGAAGCGATCCTACTCAGCAGAGTCTGCTCACTACCTGGACGACGAGAATCACACGTTCCCGTCTACTCTTACCATCCACAAATGTTCCAGCGAGGCTGACAAGGCTTCTCTAGTTAGAGGAGAGGCGCACACTGCCTGTGTTAACTCTGAGATCAAGATCAACCAGGAGAATGGTCAGACGTCGATACCCTCGCCTCAGCCGTCGTTCATCAAGATCAGACGCTCCTCTTCTGTTCCCTCAAAGGCTGGTCATAATAGAGACTCCTCTAGTAGCAACGATTCTGGCGTGTCCACTGGCTCCCTCAGTCACAGAACCGCGGAATTCGTCGAGTTCGAGTTGTCCCTGGCTCCATCCACATCTACGAGAAAGCAGAACGTGTTATCGGTTTATCGAAAGAGTCCACCGCCTACGTGTTTCCACAGCAGTCTGCCTAGGAAGTCCAAGTCCAGCGACCCGCTGCGTGAACTGTCCTTCCAGTTTCAGAAGATCAAAATACCTACCAAGTCCTCTTCAGCAGAGGCTGATATACCCACGTGTTTGCCCAAGGGGACGAAGGGATTTAATAGTCCTGGGGAGGTATCTAGCACTCCTTAtatcgactccagaagcaccaGCAGTGGTACATCAGACATGTCTGATTATATAGAGACGTTGTCGTTGTCCTCACACTCGTCCTCTGATACGCCAGACAGTCTGAG ACTGGGTGGCAGAACAGTGGCGACGACGCTCCGTCCTCGCAGCGGGAAGGAGTATTACAAAATCGACCGAAGCATTCTCGTGGAGCAAGGAAGAACGCTGACGACGCCATCAGCCAATTACGCGAACATTACCCCAGTGCTTGAGAAGAGCGAGTCCCCTTCCCCTGGATACATGAGCAGCTCTCCCTTCGAGCAACCGCAACCTACACGCGAACACTTTCTGTTTCCCGAT GAAGCTTGA